Proteins from a single region of Dictyostelium discoideum AX4 chromosome 5 chromosome, whole genome shotgun sequence:
- a CDS encoding deoxyribonuclease II family protein, with the protein MRNKYIIFLYLFVIISQIYCSDPPKCKTTKNVYKDSQVFGDGDSKEKNVEWWFLEQLSHSKGAIYTDSTLKEMNSEINEIVDFNIRDPNTTKPNPITSTYKQSLPNESGAILFNSLSYNDQPSHGDNSVCVNYFIFFFFFFFFLIIILLLIAHAKGFFIWNENGGIHVIHSVPKSPETGYEPLFNFNENTLNNQHAQHSICITLSKEELYIIPKYIIYSNLNIQTINTVSTVNGNKKVSSANYYSENLQTKVERISTGVIKLEKINSTILASQIPKTFKELDSLMSEYIFVGKNNDGDPDIWDGIIYLNKWSQLADLILDKDITSSDTAQNPLETNVHYNKIYESKNKGDYFIQTTNKYLYKEYNEKIEENIKFLIIWHYIDNFKNGNNFKTMVHTQTKVSKSKNAISQAVESIYLSYRFETPWSKVISADSGSDHSKISYQFNNIDKVDSGGGGGTICFGDLNWQRKQEARGGGAFCSDKMKYLSEYFYRRVGIIRHPEENQYLKKELLRLNSIAGQKLNLNGLITKYPKELKVILGDRKLDFETKVKGYGDDEKYYHLNPFIIVYNNEKDEDKLFSNEYNYGYDNVYIPLLTQLKDQTSTNKYKSELFDFNVFPSIKREIILCDDNDVTCRFEKSKSYQLYKDIYVESTLTVTLKDRRVNDETENTIVVPTSTVTPFPDKIYIDLKTVDSVKRLYEKLNFKKNENIIQLKEVNIEDLEKFKFPDEGDQSDSEEGHDDKDYNEINKKICKAYPSDTDSKIINYHPDCQDHLIYCILLTENKHGDLQNINSIEEFRKVLGEYTEGFLKLDKWCIKK; encoded by the exons atgagaaataaatatataatatttttatatttatttgtaataatatcaCAGATTTATTGTAGTGATCCTCCAAAAtgtaaaacaacaaaaaatgtTTACAAGGATAGTCAGGTATTTGGAGATGGAGATTCTAAAGAAAAGAATGTGGAATGGTGGTTTTTAGAGCAATTGAGTCACAGTAAAGGTGCTATTTATACTGATAGCAcattaaaagaaatgaatTCAGAGATTAATGAAAtagttgattttaatattagaGATCCAAATACAACAAAACCAAACCCGATTACATCAACATACAAACAGAGTTTACCAAATGAATCTGGtgctattttatttaatagtttATCTTATAATGATCAACCCAGTCATGGTGATAATAGTGTTTgtgttaattattttatcttttttttttttttttttttttttttgattattattttgttgttaata GCACATGCAAAAGGATTTTTCATTTGGAATGAAAATGGGGGAATTCATGTAATTCACAGTGTTCCAAAATCTCCAGAAACAGGATATGAAcctctttttaatttcaatgaaaatactttaaataatcaacatGCTCAACATTCAATTTGTATAACTTTGTCAAAAGAAGAACTTTATATTATTCCAaagtatattatttatagtaatttaaatattcaaaccATTAATACAGTTTCAACAgtaaatggtaataaaaagGTATCATCAGCCAATTATTATTCCGAAAATCTCCAAACAAAGGTTGAAAGGATAAGCACAGGAGTCATTAAGttggaaaaaattaatagtaCAATTTTAGCATCACAAATTCCCAAAACTTTTAAAGAATTGGATAGTCTAATGAGTGAATATATTTTTGTtggaaaaaataatgatggtgatcCTGATATATGGGAtggaattatttatttaaataaatggtCACAATTG GCAGATTTAATTCTAGACAAAGATATTACATCATCAGATACAGCTCAAAATCCTCTTGAAACAAATGTTcactataataaaatttatgagAGTAAAAATAAAGGGGATTACTTCATtcaaacaacaaataaatacCTCTATAAAGAgtataatgaaaaaattgaggaaaatattaaatttttaataatttggcATTATatagataattttaaaaatggtaataattttaaaacaatggTCCATACTCAAACAAAGGTTTCAAAAAGTAAAAATGCAATTTCTCAAGCAGTTGAATCAATTTATCTTTCTTACAGATTCGAAACACCTTGGTCAAAAGTTATTAGTGCTGATTCAGGAAGTGACCATTCAAAAATTTCTTATCAATTCAATAATATAGATAAAGTAGATAGCGGTGGCGGTGGTGGGACTATTTGCTTTGGTGATTTAAATTGGCAAAGAAAGCAAGAGGCACGTGGAGGTGGTGCTTTTTGTAGtgataaaatgaaatatctTTCTGAATACTTTTACAGAAGAGTTGGTATAATTAGACACCCAGAGGAAAATcaatatcttaaaaaagaattattaagaTTAAATAGCATTGCAGGTCAAAAGTTGAATTTAAACGGATTAATAACTAAATATCCAAAGGAACTCAAAGTCATTTTAGGTGACAGAAAGCTAGACTTTGAAACCAAGGTTAAAGGTTATGGAGATGATGAAAAATACTATCATTTGAATCCATTTATTATCGTTtacaataatgaaaaagatgaagataaattattttcaaatgaatatAATTATGGTTATGACAATGTTTATATTCCACTATTAACCCAACTTAAGGATCAAActtcaacaaataaatacaaatcaGAGTTATTCGATTTCAATGTGTTTCCATCAATTAAAAGggaaattattttatgtgatgataatgatgtcACTTGTAGATTTGAAAAATCCAAATCTTACCAATTGTATAAAGATATCTATGTTGAATCAACATTAACAGTTACTTTAAAAGATAGACGTGTAAACGATGAAACAGAAAATACAATTGTTGTACCAACATCAACAGTCACACCTTTCCCAGACAAGATATATATCGATTTAAAAACTGTGGATTCAGTTAAAAGACTCTatgaaaaattgaattttaaaaaaaatgaaaacatCATTCAATTGAAAGAAGTCAATATagaagatttagaaaaatttaaattcccAGATGAAGGCGATCAAAGTGATAGCGAAGAAGGTCATGATGATAAAgattataatgaaattaataaaaaaatatgtaaaGCTTATCCAAGTGATACAGAttcaaaaatcattaattatcATCCGGATTGTCAAGATCATCTTATCTATTGTATTCTCTTAACAGAAAATAAACATGGTGATCTACAAAATATCAATTCCATTGAAGAGTTTAGAAAAGTTTTGGGTGAATATACCGAAGGT tttttaaaattggataaATGGTGcattaagaaataa
- the thyB gene encoding calmodulin-binding protein has protein sequence MIVTQIAGKIQVIFGPMFSGKTTELIRRIKRFNFANKKCLLIKYSKDTRYNDNIDKSFLVTHDKQNYQAFPCSILEDVKEQAQNYDVIGIDEGQFFPDVVQFSEDLANQGKTVIIAALDGTFQRKPFQSVIDLVSKAEYITKLTAVCMVCYNEAAFSKRIVESDDIELIGGIDKYISVCRGCYNSDQNEGNSTKPSKTARHSHSQSAPSVAPLAVNINPDDHLNNDY, from the exons atgattGTAACTCAAATTGCTGGTAAAATTCAAGTCATCTTTGGTCCAATGTTTAGCGGAAag ACCACTGAGCTCATtagaagaattaaaagatttaattttgcAAACAAAAAATgcttattaattaaatatagtAAAGATACTAGATATAACGATAACattgataaatcatttttagttACCCATGacaa ACAAAATTATCAAGCTTTCCCATGTTCAATTTTAGAAGATGTTAAAGAACAAGCACAAAACTATGATGTAATTGGTATTGATGAAGGCCAATTTTTCCCAGACGTTGTACAATTTAGTGAAGACTTGGCAAATCAAGGTAAAACCGTTATAATTGCCGCACTAGATGGTACCTTCCAAAGAAAACCATTCCAATCAGTCATTGATTTAGTATCAAAGGCTGAATATATTACAAAGTTAACTGCCGTTTGTATGGTTTGCTACAATGAAGCCGCCTTTTCAAAACGTATCGTCGAAAGTGATGATATCGAATTAATTGGTGGTATAGATAAATATATTTCCGTTTGCCGTGGTTGCTACAATAGTGATCAAAATGAAGGAAATAGTACCAAACCAAGCAAAACCGCACGTCATTCTCATTCTCAAAGCGCACCATCCGTTGCTCCACTTGCTGTAAACATTAATCCTGatgatcatttaaataatgattattaa